One window from the genome of Babylonia areolata isolate BAREFJ2019XMU chromosome 13, ASM4173473v1, whole genome shotgun sequence encodes:
- the LOC143289250 gene encoding uncharacterized protein LOC143289250, whose amino-acid sequence MASSSTPSVSRSNKESLEDCMCTICLCILVHPVTLPCGHEMCMPCFKHTVEEASLTCPLCRTRISTWARKASRTNSLVDQKRWEQIQRLFPQRVQRRLDGLDDETDEETEEKEVVDVSYRRMVQLSKPGEIRKEYEEELKRLEAQQEAERQREEEASASLIQKLHSQEEQAWVQARREQEEIAVRDAQLAQELGRLINTAETETPVNRLLQESKVNYPNCPISPSTPSAHSLPNQDGSHKGKQPLVKNSNKTLETFFRRLPADGKRSARCWSEPKTGEIEAAGGKSDVGAVSPRCQSAPVRDKENLPLVPLASPLPTTPHVGEDTRFYEHLELDNNLITNTDSEEGVGTAEMVADRSLEIMDTPVTGQDRVEIINVHVDGQKRPESALTVNSDESDSVILCEEQAEGDQAAAEDDPHFKPIHSSPKAPAQTAANPVRVQPCVVRITPRFLYATDCVSSATFPVVPSPPASCGVPLLGVDRTGINQTVSSVHSDHRWCSQRARSTSPPALRSLPRRRLRSCQESRRRGYCRPSLQEFRMKEKLQPPIEEVVSDSELSSPSPRYKLRHGSTAHRLFRGSRSGRGTVSVLGQGQTEREIGKEMGDSEDEDQHQPLFSAHITDQVVPSGRRASVTSTLHKQPEDLCSSQQSETLSGKGKRLLKKSVNSSLSLRNSPKSSAKALHRRKLEMQDHACHSSVSSERVPGSPGALQHTHPHTEQDSIRTRHRVLTTSAAQSSRSKRDEGGTASLSHSDSDSNDRLVRRVKRANKLQTKTSLPAADKAAETVSSAEGAERVGRKTSRSCAVGHKSEPSGVHQRSIKDWFSPGQAGPNNQKTSQLSSSHRRAFPTKQSKMSESSAVESDTSTPSSAATSPDKLGVRVSQRARRISPKLDEFFLTVTQKLSQFRAGSCADSDSSPVSSPSKAHTTTIKRRARDSSRDRSPATKRRRQSPQKGLATSSSSAGRGGGSTQLKGCHAGSAGRDGLPPQKEDSSSFTAEGAQLTSQPEEAVSQEERDRRMALELQQQFELADRLNLNIVRFKGTDDQYSLRRSRTQTSSKQ is encoded by the exons ATGGCCAGCTCTTCCACCCCATCGGTTTCTCGATCAAACAAAGAATCATTGGAAGACTGTATGTGTACCATTTGTTTGTGCATTCTCGTTCATCCAGTGACGCTTCCTTGTGGCCATGAGATGTGTATGCCGTGCTTCAAGCATACCGTGGAAGAAGCCAGCTTGACTTGTCCACTGTGTCGAACTCGCATTTCTACATGGGCTCGTAAAGCGTCCCGAACAAACAGTCTAGTGGACCAGAAACGCTGggaacagattcagagactattTCCACAACGTGTTCAGAGACGACTTGATGGACTGGATGACGAGACAGACGAGGAAACGGAGGAAAAAGAAGTTGTTG ATGTGAGCTACAGGCGTATGGTTCAGTTATCCAAGCCTGGTGAGATTCGCAAAGAGTACGAGGAAGAGTTAAAACGA CTGGAGGCCCAGCAGGAAGCAGAGCGTCAGCGGGAAGAGGAAGCCAGCGCCTCGCTGATCCAAAAGCTGCACAGCCAGGAGGAGCAGGCATGGGTACAGGCACGGAGAGAGCAGGAGGAGATCGCTGTCAGAGATGCTCAGCTGGCACAGGAACTTGGCAGACTGATAAATACA gcagaaacagagacaccgGTCAACCGACTGCTGCAGGAATCCAAGGTCAACTATCCCAACTGTCCCatttccccttccaccccctctgcCCATTCTCTTCCCAATCAGGATGGCAGCCACAAAGGGAAACAACCACTtgtcaaaaacagcaacaagacctTGGAGACCTTCTTTCGTCGTTTGCCAGCTGATGGAAAACGGTCAGCCCGATGCTGGTCAGAGCCAAAGACTGGGGAGATTGAGGCAGCTGGAGGTAAGAGCGATGTGGGGGCGGTGTCACCTCGATGTCAGAGTGCTCCTGTGCGGGACAAAGAAAACCTTCCCTTGGTGCCACTTGCCAGCCCCCTGCCCACGACCCCTCATGTTGGTGAGGACACACGCTTCTATGAGCATCTGGAGCTGGACAACAATttgatcaccaacactgacaGCGAGGAGGGTGTGGGGACGGCTGAAATGGTGGCAGACAGGTCTCTGGAGATCATGGACACCCCTGtcacagggcaggacagggtagAGATCATTAACGTCCATGTTGATGGGCAGAAAAGACCAGAGTCAGCGCTGACAGTTAATAGTGATGAGTCAGACTCTGTGATCTTGTGCGAGGAGCAGGCAGAAGGGGATCAGGCGGCTGCAGAGGATGATCCCCACTTCAAACCTATTCACTCCAGTCCCAAAGCGCCTGCACAGACAGCTGCAAACCCAGTTCGTGTTCAACCGTGCGTTGTCCGTATCACTCCCCGGTTCCTGTATGCGACAGATTGTGTTTCCTCTGCCACCTTTCCTGTGGTGCCTTCTCCACCTGCCTCCTGTGGTGTTCCCTTGCTGGGGGTGGACAGAACAGGGATCAACCAGACTGTCAGTAGTGTCCACTCCGACCACCGCTGGTGTTCCCAACGAGCCAGGTCCACAAGTCCTCCAGCACTCAGAAGTCTGCCACGCCGTCGACTGCGTTCTTGCCAGGAATCACGGAGACGTGGTTACTGTCGCCCATCTCTGCAGGAATTCAGGATGAAGGAGAAACTACAGCCTCCCATTGAAGAAGTGGTGTCTGACAGTGAGTTAAGTTCTCCCTCTCCCCGTTACAAGTTGCGACATGGTTCTACAGCCCACAGACTGTTCAGAGGGTCaaggagtgggagagggacagtGAGTGTGTtggggcagggacagacagagagggagatagggaaagagatgggggacagtGAGGATGAAGATCAGCATCAGCCCCTGTTTTCTGCCCACATCACCGACCAAGTTGTCCCATCTGGTCGGCGGGCTTCAGTAACATCCACCCTGCACAAGCAGCCAGAGGACCTATGTTCCAGTCAGCAGAGTGAGACCCTCAGTGGCAAGGGCAAACGCCTGCTGAAGAAGTCAGTGAACAGCAGTCTGAGCCTCAGAAACTCTCCCAAGAGCTCAGCCAAGGCATTACATCGCAGGAAGTTAGAGATGCAAGACCATGCCTGTCACAGCTCAGTGAGCAGTGAGAGGGTGCCTGGGTCCCCAGgtgccctccaacacacacacccccacacagagcAGGACAGCATCAGGACGCGGCACAGAGTTCTCACTACATCAGCTGCTCAGAGTTCACGGTCCAAGAGGGATGAAGGAGGCACTGCTTCCTTATCCCATTCTGACTCTGATAGCAATGACAGGCTGGTTCGTAGAGTGAAGAGAGCCAACAAGCTTCAGACAAAGACCAGTCTCCCTGCTGCAGACAAGGCTGCAGAaactgtgtcaagtgctgaaggagcagagagagtggggagaaaaaCCTCCAGGTCTTGTGCTGTGGGTCACAAGTCAGAGCCCAGTGGTGTTCATCAGAGGTCGATCAAGGATTGGTTTTCGCCTGGCCAGGCTGGTCCCAACAATCAAAAAACATCTCAGCTGTCCTCCAGCCACAGAAGGGCCTTCCCCACAAAGCAATCCAAAATGTCAGAAAGCTCAGCTGTGGAGTCAGACACATCCACACCATCATCAGCTGCCACATCGCCAGACAAGCTGGGAGTGCGAGTGTCGCAGCGAGCCAGAAGAATCAGCCCCAAACTGGACGAATTTTTCTTGACTGTCACCCAGAAGCTGTCACAGTTCAGGGCGGGCTCCTGTGCAGATAGTGACAGCAGCCCCGTCTCCTCACCGAGCaaggcacacaccaccaccatcaaacgcAGAGCAAGAGACAGCAGCAGGGACAGGAGTCCTGCCACGAAGCGCAGAAGGCAGAGTCCTCAGAAAGGGCTAGCAACCAGTTCCAGCAGTGCAGGGAGGGGCGGTGGGTCCACACAGTTGAAGGGTTGCCATGCAGGCAGTGCAGGGAGGGATGGTTTGCCCCCACAGAAGGAGGATTCCAGTTCCTTCACAGCCGAGGGTGCACAGCTGACCTCACAGCCGGAGGAGGCCGTAAGCCAGGAGGAGAGAGACCGACGTATGGCTCTTGAGCTGCAGCAACAGTTTGAATTGGCTGACAGACTGAACCTCAACATTGTGCGCTTCAAGGGCACTGATGACCAGTACTCACTGCGTAGAAGTCGAACACAAACCAGCAGCAAACAGTAG